The Malus sylvestris chromosome 8, drMalSylv7.2, whole genome shotgun sequence genomic interval TCAGAGCCAACCTGAAGGACTGAATGAAAAGACCTAGCCAAGACCCGGCCACTAACAGCAGCAAGCAGAAATCTTCCCTGTTTAGGGAAAAGGCAGTCATCCTCGGAtggaaataacattttttttatttcttgcaTAGTTCAAACAATTGAAGAGTGCATAATGCATGAGCACATATTTCTCTCATGGCCTGGACCTCCCAAAAATTTAATGTTTTTCCAGTGAACTTTACGGACAACAATTTCTGATAATGTAATGACATACTGAAAATGACAAGATACTAACAATCTGACTTGTAACATTTTCTTGTTAAATTTAATAGAGAGAAAGATCTTTCTATCTAAAACATTATTTGATAAATATAGAAAGTAATAAGAATACCAAAACATAAGCGACGAAAATTCTAAACAACTCACATTTGCATCTTCTGAGTGAAGATTAAATTGGGGCTCAATAACATTCACCATGAAATGACGAGTCCCCTCCTCCTCAGAATCATTTGTGTCTCTATTCTTTGCTACAATCATGGGAAACAAATGCCACTTAGCAGAAATTTTGGTctataaaacaaattaatgtCCATGACATTCATCACAATATAGTTaacaatatttatttaaaaagtcctgttcccttttgtttttttccctataaaaacaaaaagaaaagctcAGGAAATCCAAAAGTACACTTCTAAAAACAAGTTTAACACATTCGCATATTGGacataaaaatataagtaaTTCAGATTTCATGGGGTGGAAAATTTACCAACTACAGCAGATGACGAGTTCCCAACCACAACAGATGGAGAGTTACCAGATGTCGCTGATGATGAGTTCCCAACTGCAACAGATGATGAGTTCTCGGTGGCTGATGATGAGTTTTCTAATTTAACGGGATGTGCTGGAGATGAAAGTGAACCAGAGGTCTCTGCATGCTCGACGGAAGAGGAAGTAACACCATGGCTGGTAGTAGAGGGTTTAGAGTTACCATCTTGTTGCATTTCACCACCAGTATGTGCCTGGTTCTCCTCGTGTAATTTCCTTTGGGCATACTGCCTAGAAGGAGAAGGTTTGGATGGCTGAAATGCTTTGGATAAACCACCAACAAAAGACCAAACAGCATCTCTATTCTCAATAGTCCACAGAAGCTTTAGCCCATAAACAAATATACGCTGACAATTGTCAGCTATTACCACATTGTATCCATCATCATCACTATGATCAGACCGTGTATGCTCATCACTCTCACTCCCATTTTCAAACTCAGACCTCACATATGTCATCTCAAGATTTTTTCTTCCAGCCTCTTGCCAAGCTAATAACCTGGCTGGGTCAGCTTTTGGCGCCTGCCTTCTTATTGTGAAATAATCAGATGACAATAGAAATCCATCATCACGATGCTTCTCTGTGCAACTACTCACATAGTTACTTTTCTCATTGGGACCTCTATCCGTAGATGCAGATTGTGAATTTTTTATTGTCATTTGAACCACTTTTGCAACACTAgtactttcttttttatttaaaaatgccTTAGGCATATGAAGGTCAAAACCCTGGTAAACAAGATCAAGAGGCTCACGCTTGCATTCAAAAGTATACTTTTGCTTACCACGACTATAACACATTTCACATTTGAGCTTAGTCATATTAAATGTCAGTCCCTTAGCTGGATCATCATCATCTAGCGGCATATGTTTTAAACATGTAGGTGCAGCATCAATGCGGAGCATAAATTCTGTCATTACTCTGTCCAATGACAAGTTACCAGATCTAGGAACTCTTGGAACTCCAAAACGAGGCCAACGAGCAAAGGACCGCAATTTGTGAGGAGGAAGATAATTCATGTTCCAAAACTTTATCAACCATGCTAGATCATGAGCGCCAACATTTAGTGTCGGTGAAAGAACGGAAACATTGTCATCTTTATGAGGAGGACCATAAACAGTTCCATCTACATCACCATTACCTGCCTCGGTAGAAAAAGTGCTTTGCTTTTCAAGTGGAGAGGGCCTAAGAGAAAAGGTCCAGCGAAGGGATAGAGAGGTGGATCTGTATGGATCAAAAACCTTATCACGAGGTCTTCCTTCAGCAGGAAGTGCAAACAAATAATGATTCATGGGATTTCCAGATTCACATTCCCAACCTAATGTAACTTCAACTGTAAAGGCTGGAGCCTCTAGCAATGGACCGGATACACCTTTAGGAAGTTTTAAACCACGATTATTTGCCAAACTCTCCAAACTGCTTAAGAAAATCTTGAAAGCATTTGCTGATACATAAATACGGCCATCAGACTGCTGAATCTCCATAGAACCAGTTATTATTTGAAGTTTGTCAAGCTTTTCATAAGGATCGGTAGTCGCTAGTATATTAAATTTGGCTTCTGAAAATAATAAGGTGATGTTTCCATGAATATAATTTCTCATATCATCCCACCATGGTAAGCTCTTTTCCTTTTTGGGAGGAGTGGGAAGTGGATTAGGGTTCCTAACAGATAGATTAGCCCTGCGAAGGGCCACAGAAAAAGCATAAGTGACATCAGCAAAAGCAGGTTCATACCCCACCCCAAAGGACACTTCAGCTTTCTGAAAATGTAAGGATAAATCTGTAAATGTTTTCATAGGTGGAGTTGTGCCACTAGCCGAACGAAGCATGTTCACCTTTCTCCATCTCCCAATATAGACTTCTTTGTATACTTGAGGCTGAAAACTTGTTGCCTGATCCAAAGAAATAATTTCCAATTATACAGCATACGCGCACAAGTTTTGCATGTAAGGACATGAAAAAATCACATCAAGACCCAAATAATCAATCATGATATACATACAAAGGTTTGATACACTTTCAAATATCACTACAGGGTCTGATCACAGAAGACAGAAGAATGGTTTTTCATTTTGACAAGAAGAAGAACCTGGGAGTCATTTTATCCAGGAAAAGAAAAGGTGAAGGATATTCAGCACCTTTTGATGAATGATATTGCTAGGGTCTCTAGGCaattatttttcattagttttcactCTCTTTTTTCGGCCTTGGGCCTCAACTGGACCCCAACAAAAGGTGAAATACAGGCAATGCGTACAAGCAGTCTACAGAAGATATTAAGGCAGCTTATGTGAGCAAATCCAAAACAAGTATTTTAACCTAAGAAATATGCACACAAACTCCGTTTCTTTATTGTCCTTTAGCTATAAAAAAATGTCTCCTTTTcagaaaagggaaaaagaaatatGCTACTTAAAAAACAGGAAGGACCAGGTCATCTAAACCCCACAATGTCCTCTAAGACTTTTTATGTCAGCATGCATGCACATAGCAATAGATGCAAGTATTTAGTCCTTAATTATCCAAGAAGATGGATTGTATGAAATCAAATAAACTTATAATTCCACTTCACAAACAATATTCTTAGCGCATGACCAAAAGGAGATGCATTGATAAAAGGTGGGTAATATCCCCGCATTTGACATTTTACAAGAAATTTACACTGGTTCTTGTCCAAAGAGTGGGGACAACATTACTGACTACTTCAACATGACTAAATGAAATGGCATATTGGCACATTAACTAGCTCTTTAACTTTTTTTGAACCATATAATCACTAATCGACAATCACAATTGACGACTTGATGTTGGACCAGAAAAACCACTTTGAAAGTGTTGGTTAACCCAAAGGAATGATCTTTCCACATAGTAGATTATTTAAGCTGTAGAAAATTAGTAAATCTTTACTTTTATTTCATAAAGAGACATTACTAAAAAGAAAAGAGGAGAAATTAAGCTGGAGGATATGAGTATTTCTTCAGCTACTTTGTCAAACTATCTGACCAAACGTCAAGTTTTGCAGCACAGACGTTCATCACTTGCATTTCcagttttgttcttttttttcttctttttttttcttatcatgGTAGGCTTGGCCAACAGAAAATAATTGGAAAAAACCAATGTTCCTGTAATCAAGAGGCGTCTAacgattttctttcttttaatattttctgcCCAAAAATAGCAACTGGCAAAGCAAATTTACATATGCTAAACCCAAGAAATCAAAAGAAGGGTAACAAACGGAATGTCACTTTGCAAATTACCTGCTGTGCAAGTACAAGACGACCTTCACATTTACCAGAAGTACCACACAAAAGAGGAGATGCATAATCACGTAGCTGAACGACCAGAGAACCTGCGTGCAAGAGAATATTACTCCCATATAGTCGAGAAAATGGTATATCATTTTCACAACAAACCGGATCTAGCGTCTTTATGACCTCTATCATCCCATCATCTCCACCATCAATCCTTGTCAAGGTTACATCTAAGTCTCTTGCTGTTATGGAAAGAAGAGAAGTCCTAGAAGTACTTGGCTTAAAACCAGACTGAAACCCTTCCCTACAGGCACCTGAACCTTCAGATGGTGCTAGATTTTTGCATGCCCTGTAATAAGATTTGAATGATTGTTTATAAATTTCTCCTTTCATCTCATTAACTGCTGATGGATCTTGTACATCAATCTCAACTCCATTAAAGAAAGTTTTTCTTCCTTGAGTAGAATCTACTGTTTCGGTTGTTTTAGGAATCTGGTTGGCTTTGGAAACAAATTCATCAAGAAACTTCAACCTAACAGCTAACTCAGATGCCTCATTCTTCATCAGCTGATAATGTTCATCAAGCCAACCTTGCAGCGGCTCTTCTTCAATATCAGCAGTTAACTTTCGTATGCCAAACTTTAAACAGCCAACTTTCATTGAACCAGGCTTCTTAGGTTTTGAGGTATCTTTCTTCGTGGGAAAGATGAGGCTAGTTCTAGCAGCACTTACAAGCTTCAAAGCACGCAACATTTCTTCAACAGAATCATCAATGGCGCGCAATTCTAACCTATATGGCAAGCAAATATGAACATCAAGGCCTTGAATTACCCAATCCCATGTTGTAGCTACAGGTGTTTTTGCGTCGGAAGGGCATGAGGCACTAGGAACACGTGAAATTTGCATCCGGCTACTTTTTAATACTCTGGACCCATTAAAACTAAGCATAAGCCCTTCAAGAAGTACACCTATACGGGCATTCTCAGAAAAAATTGATTGTACCTGAACCATTGCATCAACCCCATCACCAGCCTCAGCAAATATGGACAGCATTTCCACATCTACAGCAAAAATAGATTCCCTCTTCTTGGGCTTGTCTAAATTCACTGGTTCTGCAATGACTTCTTTTTTCTGGTCAGAACCTTTCATGCCAGGGGCATCTTCACTACCATGTCTCTGAAGCTTCTGATTATGTACAAGTAACTTCAACTGTAGTCCAAGTTCAACTAGTGATAATTGTACATCAGGTTCCCACCTAACTGTAATATCAGTAGCACTGAAAAGAGAGCAAACAGCAACCTCTTTCAGACCACCAGAACGCCGTACAAATTTGGAATTCTGGATGTCAAACAAAGCCACTTTCGTTTCCGGTTTATCTTCCTCCAAGTGGTCCTGATAGATAGATCTGGCTCTTTCAAGTTCAATCTGTGTGGATTGTTTCTCCTTGTTCACGCGCAAACTTAAATGGAAGATGTCAAGAGAAATGGAATACCTCAGTTTCTTGCGTTCATCAGATGTTGTGGACATTATGTCTGCAACCCGGGGTGTGCCATCATCTGAGGTACTTATTACAACTCGACCACCTTGTGATCCATAGTTCACACGCTTAGGATCTGCAACAACAGTATTTTCTAAGCCTGCCTCACCACAAAATTTCACAGAACATCGTTCAAGATTTAACTTCAACAGCTGAGTCCCTTTCCCTGATGGTTTGGACGGACGCCCTCGGCTTTGTGATGCTCTTCTTTCAGAAGAAGACAAAGTTTTCAAAAGTGCTTGAAAGGACATTGCAGTTGATATAAGCGACTCAACACGCTTGAATGTAAAAAACACACCCATACCAGTCACATCAACAGATAAAACCAATTTACATTTCGGACCGTCTTCTTTGGATGATTCCATGTCCTTTTTGCCCCAGTCCAGACTAACCTTTCCAACATTAATTATAGAACCCGAATTTGATTCTACACCAAAAAGGCTCTCTTTCAAGCATTCTTGGTATTCATCTGCCATGTGCAAATTTAGCTCACCAAGTTCCATATGTACAGTGGTTCCCGTATTTGATATGTTATTCGCAAATATGTGCGATGATTGAGAGCAACCCTACACCAGAAACTCAAATGTTATGACTTGTaattcataattttatttttgaactaaaaaaaaaaaaaaagattaacggGAATAGGAATACATGATTAATGACAAATAAAGAAGCTGAAGCTAAAGAAGAGCAAGAGACACAATGGCTACTTCACCGGACAGTGAAAATTAGACGGCAAATCAACAAAAACAGAGCTCTATCACCTACATATATGCAAATGGTTTACATTATAATATGACTAAATATTAATTGCTTAAGAACTTAGAAGTGCACTTGGGAGAGAATGGTACTACAATGTTGTTTTCTTTGATCTAATACAACTTTTttcttaatcaaaacagaaGGCCCTACTATGTATGACCTGCTGAGGGGTTTTAATATACACCACACTTTTACTCATTTTAAAGGAAATAGAATAAAAACCACTCTGAATTTTTGCAATGGCGAATGGATGGTTTCATATCCTTTCACCTATGAGTTCCCCATGTACATAAAATGATATTCAAGCAAGGACAAGAAGAGCGCTCAAAACTCTACAAATATCAGGAAATTCTAATAATAACCCATTTGCTTACTACACCTCTCATCTCCTTTAACAAATTAAAGATTTGCTCGATAACCAACCTAATCCCAAATGCCCCCAATTTGTATAAGGGATACTGATCCTTTTGGATTAGATCATGCCCCCAGGGTTAGATTGCTGGCTTCCCTTTGTCTCCTTGTCAAAGCACGCAAGGGATGTTTCTTTTAATTTGATCCATGTGTATTGGTCTGCCATTTTAGTCTAAGTGGGTCTATTTTCTCTAAGTCCGGAGTGGGGTTTGAGGgatgtttgaaaaatcactGCTTTTTAGGCGTTCGTTTCCAACGgtcttttcattttattttgtatttctcCTTTGCCCCTCCAATAAAAAGATTGGATTCTTAGGTCTTATCACACAAATAGCTACAACATCCTTTTACTCACTAAACCAACCTATGTAAACTTTTTACTCATTATATCcctcataactctcaaaactcTTAACTATGAAGACATGAAAGCCACTGCCATCACAGCCCACCGCTGATCCACCGGGTCACTGGACTTGAAGAGCTACCACACATTTCATGAGACCTGCTCACCCACTCCCACATGACCACACATCTAAGCTTTTAGAAGCACCTTTTTGAATTTCATCTTCAGCGAAGACCTAGGGTGAATCTTAAATCTAAGCTCATTTGTGGTTTCTGTAACTATTTTCATTGCTTATGATCTTTTTTGGCCTTTGTCTGTTATGATTTATGTTGGAAAACATACTCCGTGTGTGATTTAAAATCATTTAATGGATTCAAGGTTTTTCAAACATCAAACACCCCTCCATGGCCCTTTTCCAGAGTGGCAACTAATAACTGAGTGGTATGTGATCAAATACGGGAAAATGAATAGAATTTACCCTAAATGATTTTAGGAAAGTTAAATCTAGAATGCACTTACATAAATTCACTACCACTGTAATCACTTGTTTGGTACCCCCACAGATTTTCCTCAAAATGTCTAATAAAATCACTCAAACTTATGGAAGTGCTGTTTAAGCATCTCTCCCACCGCAGTCATCATAACTGGGAAAGAAACTGTTGCGCATCACACATACCCTAATCATATAATATGAATCTACGAGGAATGGAGATGTGGGAAACTGTACCAGAATTGCTGCCCTGAACTTTCTTATGATTTGATACATTCCTGCTTTTATATTGTCTTTTCCTATGgtaaaatttgcataaaatgCTTGATAATTTATATAACTCAATTTGGCAAAATAAATGCCTTTCAGTGTTTGTTGTTCCTGGTTGGCTCTATAAATTTCACATTAGATAATTATATAACAGAAAAAAACTGATATTGTACAGGAAAATTTCACTTTTTCCAAAGTTTCTTACATGCACAGACAAGAATATCTTACTCTTTATACTTTTCCTGATTTTTATAACTAATTTTATATCATTGATTTCGATCCCATGGCTTGCACATATGGGTAAATGCCCTCTGGGCACAATTTTTTGATAAATTtacacataaataaaaaaacacaaaaatataaGTTGTTCAGTGTAACCTCAAAAATATGATAGTGCTAACAGAGAGTCGTATCACTTACATGATACAATGGCAACCCACTGATGCTATAAACCACAATAGTCATCTCAGGGGCTGAAACAGTACATGTCCACATGATGGCTTTGGTATCATCGGTTGGCGGTGGCTTGTCAAGAGTGGAAGTTCCCTCCCGAAGCACCATTCGTTTCTTTTTTGAGAAGTGGAGGCGCAACCATGGCTTTAATCTATTCATTATAACGTTGCATTGTGTACCTCCAAGCTTTACATCCATTTCAGCTCTGACAGGCAAGGTTGGCTGAAAAGTTAAAAGAGTTCCAAGTCAATAAATGACCCCCACCACATCAAAAATGCAGTGCCTGTTTCCAATGAAATATTGCATAGGGAATTCCATGGGAAATTCCAGATTTGattcttttcaaaaaaatatatatacatcgCATGGGAAATTCTAGATTTGTTGGAATGGACTGTAGCAGTGGCCCATGGATCTTATCATGTGCTTCGTTGCTTTTAGAAACattgttttcatttatttagAGACTATGTCCTcagtttctttctttattttcatCATATAAATACATTCCATATTAAACATGGAAAGCACTACTAGTAAGTATAAACCACAAACCTTCAGTGAAAAACCACAATCAAATAATCCTTGAATAGTGCTAAATCAATGATCCATCAATATATTCTTCtcaacaaaacataaaaaaaaacaatccatCAATATATTCAGTATCAAAATTAACTGTACATGATGATATGTTTAATTGGATATATTTACCCAACGTATGCAAGAAGTATAAAATATAAGCAGAAGGAAGAGATTAACTTTTAGGAGACACAGGTTGAACAACTTAAACTAAAAAAACTTACCTGTACTGGAATGTAAAAGAATGATGCAACATCAACTTTCAGTATCTCCAAAACAGAAATGCCAGCTTCTCTAAGCAActgaaacataatgtcaaaATCATCATCGAGAATAGACCAATATGCAACGAATGTGAAAAGTAAAACACTAAAATCATATTAACAGTGTCAAAGTTACATTCATACATGAATCTCACTGAAATCCAATTGAACATCAAGGCGTGTAGTCTCCCCCACATCTTCACTGGATTGTGATTTGGTGCTTTTTAATTGGATACCCATTATGTTATTCTCGACAGAAAAATCATATTCCCGATGCACAAATCTCACGTCCAGTTTTGGTAAACTGAAGGAAACCTATCAAAGAAGTAAAATATTAATTCTTATAAGGAACAATTTAATAAAAGAGAAGTTACACAAGTGGATGAACCAGACGTTGATGAAAGCACATAAACAAGAACAAGGAAAGATTCAATTGTAAATAATTGCATGATACTTAATATGATTCAAGAGGTTGACATGGAAAATGAATTGCTAATATCATCACATTCAGTGCAACAACTCTGAGTAATAGATATAGGGTAGAAAGATGCAAGAGAAGCTGTCAGAAGGAAATCACATTAGAGTCCGGTGACAAGCAAAACATGGCATAAAATAAAGGTTGGTCAGAGTTTTAAAATAATCTATAGCCCACTCACTCTACTTCAAAATAGGCACAAAAAAGTTCATGACTCCTCTACCCTTTATGACTCTTTCTGGACAGGGGAGATATCCTCCAAGGCACACTTCTGGCACTAGTTTAAACTTGTTTCAGCCTCTTAATACTGTACCCTAAATTACTGCTATCACATAACTATTCGGGATTTCACCTGACTGGTAAGGATAAAGGAACAGCCTGGGATATGGGTAGGTGTTAGTCCAAATCTTGGTAGGAGAAAATCTATACCATCATATCGCATGTAATTACACATACGTATAGTCCAACAACTAATTCTTTGAAAATCTGACAATAAACCTTGATGCTCAAGTAATTTCTTTGATGCCTGTGCAATTAAATTGaagtgtgtgtgcgtgtgtctttggagtttcatattttttaggaaattatttatcaaaaagaaaagaaaacatctACAAAAATGAACATGGTATCAAAACCAACTGTGCAATCATAACTTACATTCACTAAAAAGGAATATCCCAAAATTCTTAAATAAAGATGCCCAATATAAAGAATATAATTCTGTCTAGAAGAAAACACTTAAGAAAATTCATGTTTAAAGGAATCTGAACAGAAAGAAAATGGCATTAGTAAAATTATGACAAACTGAAGGGGGGAAGAGACAGACAGATCATGTTGAAAGCCATATTAGTTGACAAACCTTTTCTGGAAATAGAGAGGTGTACTTTGAGAGTGCAACAAtcatttgttgttttttgtgtggcTTTTTAGAAGCAACAGAATCAGTAGAGGACCCTAGAACGTTATCAGGTTGAAAAGAAGTTTGTGATGAACTTTTGCTTTTTGAAAGCAACTCCTCATTTAGGTTCACAGTAATCTCTCCACAGGCAATGTCCACATTCTTGATCATTACACCGACTTCcctacatccaaatcaagtgaATAAAAAGATATTAGCTGGTTTACCTTGCCTTATcattggaaattaaaaattaaaaataaaaaaaatctaatgatAGAAGAGACACAAAAAGTAATATAAGAATGAAAGTCTCATACTCAAGAAATCATATGCCACATTAAAAGCAATTAACTATGCTTTTGCATCTACAGAAAGAAACATATTTCTCCAAAGAT includes:
- the LOC126632265 gene encoding protein SABRE-like isoform X14; its protein translation is MTMAASPVNFLFCFLVICITLWLLFIFSSRLLAWILSRVVGASIRFRFGGWKCIRDLVVEFKKGAVESVSVGEIKLSLRQSLVKLFGFISKDPKLQVLICDLEVVMRPSSRSTAKAKPRRPRTTKANSGRGKWMVVANIARYLSVSITDLVLKMPKASIEVKELKVDMSKDGASKQNLIVKLQISPIVVLRSDPRVSCDLSNFSTGGSISASQSSSSMMERTSALFICEDFILSCEFGYDREVGVMIKNVDIACGEITVNLNEEMLSKSKSSSQTSSQPDNFLGSATDSVASKKPHKKQQMIVALSKYTSLFPEKVSFSLPKLDVRFAHREYDFSVENNIMGIQLKSTKSQSSEDVGETTRLDVQLDFSEIHLLREAGISVLEILKVDVVSLFYIPVQPTLPVRAEMDVKLGGTQCNVIMNRLKPWLRLHFSKKKRMVLREGTSTLDKPPPTDDTKAIMWTCTVSAPEMTIVVYSISGLPLYHGCSQSSHIFANNISNTGTTVHMELGELNLHMADEYQECLKESLFGVESNSGSIINVGKVSLDWGKKDMESSKEDGPKCKLVLSVDVTGMGVFFTFKRVESLISTAMSFQALLKTLSSSERRASQSRGRPSKPSGKGTQLLKLNLERCSVKFCGEAGLENTVVADPKRVNYGSQGGRVVISTSDDGTPRVADIMSTTSDERKKLRYSISLDIFHLSLRVNKEKQSTQIELERARSIYQDHLEEDKPETKVALFDIQNSKFVRRSGGLKEVAVCSLFSATDITVRWEPDVQLSLVELGLQLKLLVHNQKLQRHGSEDAPGMKGSDQKKEVIAEPVNLDKPKKRESIFAVDVEMLSIFAEAGDGVDAMVQVQSIFSENARIGVLLEGLMLSFNGSRVLKSSRMQISRVPSASCPSDAKTPVATTWDWVIQGLDVHICLPYRLELRAIDDSVEEMLRALKLVSAARTSLIFPTKKDTSKPKKPGSMKVGCLKFGIRKLTADIEEEPLQGWLDEHYQLMKNEASELAVRLKFLDEFVSKANQIPKTTETVDSTQGRKTFFNGVEIDVQDPSAVNEMKGEIYKQSFKSYYRACKNLAPSEGSGACREGFQSGFKPSTSRTSLLSITARDLDVTLTRIDGGDDGMIEVIKTLDPVCCENDIPFSRLYGSNILLHAGSLVVQLRDYASPLLCGTSGKCEGRLVLAQQATSFQPQVYKEVYIGRWRKVNMLRSASGTTPPMKTFTDLSLHFQKAEVSFGVGYEPAFADVTYAFSVALRRANLSVRNPNPLPTPPKKEKSLPWWDDMRNYIHGNITLLFSEAKFNILATTDPYEKLDKLQIITGSMEIQQSDGRIYVSANAFKIFLSSLESLANNRGLKLPKGVSGPLLEAPAFTVEVTLGWECESGNPMNHYLFALPAEGRPRDKVFDPYRSTSLSLRWTFSLRPSPLEKQSTFSTEAGNGDVDGTVYGPPHKDDNVSVLSPTLNVGAHDLAWLIKFWNMNYLPPHKLRSFARWPRFGVPRVPRSGNLSLDRVMTEFMLRIDAAPTCLKHMPLDDDDPAKGLTFNMTKLKCEMCYSRGKQKYTFECKREPLDLVYQGFDLHMPKAFLNKKESTSVAKVVQMTIKNSQSASTDRGPNEKSNYVSSCTEKHRDDGFLLSSDYFTIRRQAPKADPARLLAWQEAGRKNLEMTYVRSEFENGSESDEHTRSDHSDDDGYNVVIADNCQRIFVYGLKLLWTIENRDAVWSFVGGLSKAFQPSKPSPSRQYAQRKLHEENQAHTGGEMQQDGNSKPSTTSHGVTSSSVEHAETSGSLSSPAHPVKLENSSSATENSSSVAVGNSSSATSGNSPSVVVGNSSSAVVAKNRDTNDSEEEGTRHFMVNVIEPQFNLHSEDANGRFLLAAVSGRVLARSFHSVLQVGSEMLEQALGTGNVNIPECEPEMTWKRMEFSVMLEHVQAHVAPTDVDPGAGLQWLPKIRRSSPKVKRTGALLERVFMPCDMYFRYTRHKGGTPELKFQVMLDVLTNLLFARLPKPRKSSLSLPAEDDEDVEEEADEVVPDGVEEVELAKVDLEQKEREQKLVLGDIRKLSLRCDTTGDLYPEKEGDLWMINCTRSTLVQGLKRELVNSKKSRKASYASLRMALHKAAQLRLMEKEKNKSPSYAMRISLQINKVVWSMIVDGKSFAEAEINDMIYDFDRDYKDVGVAQFTTKNFVVRNCLPNAKSDMLLSAWNPPTEWEKKVLLRVDAKQGAPKDGNSSLERFQVEIYPLKIHLTEAMYRMMWGYLFPEEEQDSQRRQEVWKVSTTAGAKRVKKGSLVPEISALSGQTNKESEASSKASASAPATSQSSVHADPVQESKLQNLKTTVGGSPTRELRRTSSFDRSWEDTVAESVATELVLQSITGPLGSIEPDESSKNKLKDPKAVKSGRSSHEEKKVTKSQEEKRSRPRKMMEFHNIKISQVELCVTYEGSRFVVNDLKLLMDTFHRVEFTGTWRRLFSRVKKHIIWGVLKSVTGMQGKKFKDKANSQREPSGSGVPDSDLNFSDNEGQPEQPDQNPIPFLKRPSDGAGDGFVTSIRGLFNTQRRKAKAFVLRTMRGEAENDFQGDWSESDAEFSPFARQLTITKAKRLIRRHTKKFRSRKGSSSQQRDSLASSPRETTAFESDSSSGSSPYEDFNEGNILSSREVP